The window TTTTCTACATTAGTTTCAATCAGAAAAGCATATGGAATAATATTTCAACAGTGTAATACGAGTATATTTGCTATCTTGTTCACCATGTCCACATTAATGTGCACCACCAAGATTTTGGGGGTTAGGTTTTAACTCAACTTTTAATTTATGTTTACACATTCTCTTACCTCCTGTAAAACCACATACCATGTgttgtttttacattttcttcATTTCTCGTATTATTTCCAGGTTTTCTCAATGATGATTTGATCTTAGAATTTTTAAATAATTCCGACATTGATGAACAATTtagtgatgatgacgacgatgatccAATGATAAGTACTTACGAACATCCTGTAGAAGTGGAACCCTTAGAAAGTGAAGCagatgaacaagaagaagaaacaaattgTACTGCAATAGAGACACCCTCCCCAGGGCCAAGGACTGATACTACACCAAGGCGGCTGTTTTGGAAGAAAAAGTATTTCCAGGAAAAGCCACATCCGGTGCCTATTGATTACACCAATATTCAGGTAAGATTATTTGCATTATCGACTgactattttaaaaaaatgtcctcAGGTGAAGGCAAATACAATTACAATCACTTTTATTTTATGCTGAATTTTCTACCTTCATTTTCAGAATCCGCCTAGTGAAAGAACGCCTTTGCAGTACCATGAAGATTATTTTGATGACGACTTCTTCAATTTGGCTGCAGAGAAGACTAACATGTATTCCGTGGTAAAAACGGGGAAGTCCATCAATACAAACCCACAGGAATTAAAGAAATTTTTTGGTATTAATTTACTCATGGGTTGCATTCGCTATCCCAGGTTGTCCATGTACTGGCAGAAAGGTATTCAGCTGAATCTCATTTCAGAATGCATGTCGCGAGACAGATTTTTATTACTGCGTAAACATCTACATGTAGTCGATACTGTAAATAAACCCAATGATGCTGACTCGAATGCACTTTGGAAAGTGCAACCTGTGATTCAAAAAGTGCGTGATGTGTGCTTACAACTTCCTCGGGGAAATGGTAGTTATTCAATTGATGAACAAATGATTCCTTTCTTAGGGAGGTGTAAACTTAAGCAGTATGTGAAAAATAAGCCACGCCCAGTTGGTCTAAAGAACTTTGTTTTGACTACTTCCAAAGGTCTAGTGCTAGATTTTGAGGTATATCAGGGTCAGTCAACTCCTCTAGTTAATAGGGAACTTGGTCTTGGTCCAGCAGTTATTATGAGGCTTGTTTCTTCTCTACCTCAAGGAAGTTTTGTATATTTTGACAGGTACTTTACAACTATTCCACTGCTACAGGTACTTTCAGAAAAGGGGATTGAGGGAACAGGAACGGTCATGAAAAACAGGATTCGAGATATAGAACTGTCACAGAAAAAGATGAATAGGGGTGAAAGCAATGAATATGTCAGAAGCGATGAGAAGATTGTTGTAACAGAGTGGATGGACAACCAAAAAGTGGTAATGGCTTCCACGTGTGCTGGGAAGCATCCAGAGCTGCATGTGAGAAGATGGTCCAAGGCTGAAAAAAGACATGTTGAAGTGGATTGTCCATCTGTTGTCTGTAAATACAACCAGTGTATGGGTGGGGTTGATATTTGCAACCAACAGATGGAGTGTTATCGAACATGGTTCAGAACCAGAAAATGGACTGTGAAAGTAATTCTTCACTTTCTAGATCTAGCAACGGTAAATAGCTGGATGCTATATCGGGAAGATGCTCTGGCTAATAAGAGAAGCAACAGAGAGATCAAAGATCTCCTGAAATTTAGAATGTCGATAGCTGAAGCGAGGTTGGCCACCCCTGCTAGGAAAAGAAGAACTGAGGATGATGGAAACAGAGGAATTGAAGAAGTTGAAAATGGTATGCCCGAACCACCTAAGAAGATTTACACACCTTCTCCGATACCTGGGGTTGACAAACGATACGACGGATATGACCACTGGCCTGTTGTAGATGACATCCATTCATCGAGAATTTGTCGCCTAGAAAGTTGTTGTAAGCGCACAAAATTACGCTGTGAGAAATGTGATGTATATTTGTGCTTATCTAAGGATAAATGTTGTTTCAAGTTATTTCATGTCAAGCCTAGATCATAGATATTTCAAACATTATGCCTGTCAATTTTTGTATTATctcgagagagggagagagagagagagagagagagagagagagagagagaatgtgtgtaAATGTATGTGTTTAGAAAAATATGTAAAAGAGAGACAAAGTAAATGAATGTTATCATTAAGGTGTATATGAATGTAAACTAGTAAAATGTCCCCAAAAAAGTATCAGTAAAGGCCTAACCCCCAACATCTTGGGGGTCCATTTTCTTCAAAACCGTGTACACAATATTTTTTTAACTATTTTTCCCAACTTCAGGAGGCTTGTCTAGTCTAATATAAGGCACCTACTTTTAAAAATCGTGAAGAAAATCCTTCAGGGTGGAAAGGGTTAGGTAACgctctccactgtccatcaacttggtgttttttattaataattgttctaagaattcttctatcagttttctgtaatttgtctgttgtagattttacatttaattttaataaagttccactagcatacgttgcctctggtgtaactatggaattatagtgtttcagcttagcgtttattgaaagatttttttttttttaataggttggTCCGGTAAGTCTTCGTGCTAGTTTAAATTTagttcagtatataacattaaaatatcatTTACTTCAATGTTGATTGCTAACAAGTTAGCGACTGCTATTGGCCACGTCATTTACGCGTTCATTGGTAAAACTTGCTATCCTCTTTAATTTCGAATtatcttttagagaacagcagtcgacgggtattactaatagactcagacattgccttcgaatgtcgatgagagaactcgcaagcgtacatagcgagaaaacgcaTTTTGTGGGAAATGTTTGTTTTGTTATTCAAAAAGGCCACCTAACTTGACGGtattatatgtatcatgaaaacacatTCCATGCACCAGTAGAGAAATAacattctcactataaatttacatgggaatagcctctccgaaattttaccacgcgagaaaatataaacaatCTAAAAATAGTAatgtgctctgccatatcttgaggtgtatcacattcttacttaatttcagtgtagagtattaaaattaagtaaTCTTTTATGTAGCCtgtatttctaatgagttaactgcTATCGACCATGTTTTTAATGTACTTGTTAAAAAAACATGTTCtcctttcatttctaattttctttatacggaacagcagtcgacagcTATTACTCCTCTGACATTGCATTTGAATGTAGACTAGAaagctcgcaagtgcacatagcgagaaaatgaTACCGAAGTGTTTGTGGCAAATACTTAAGTTTTCTTATTCAGTGTCGCCTACTCTAACCTAACCACGCGTTTACCATTAAAACATATATCAAGTGGTGCCAGTAGAAAAATAAcgttcttgctataaatttacataggAATAGCCttaccaaaatttaaccagacgcaagaaaatgtaatctaatctctgaaatcagtgatgccctctgccatatctcgaggtgtatcgcattcttattTTCAGttcagagtattaaaattaagcgatatattacttagcctttatttccaatGATTTAACTGCTATCAACCATGTTACTTACATATTTGTTATGAAAACGTTCtctcatttctgattttctttacggaATGGCAGTTGACAGG is drawn from Anabrus simplex isolate iqAnaSimp1 chromosome 1, ASM4041472v1, whole genome shotgun sequence and contains these coding sequences:
- the LOC137497069 gene encoding piggyBac transposable element-derived protein 3-like, which encodes MDLPPRVGHTEGFLNDDLILEFLNNSDIDEQFSDDDDDDPMISTYEHPVEVEPLESEADEQEEETNCTAIETPSPGPRTDTTPRRLFWKKKYFQEKPHPVPIDYTNIQNPPSERTPLQYHEDYFDDDFFNLAAEKTNMYSVVKTGKSINTNPQELKKFFGINLLMGCIRYPRLSMYWQKGIQLNLISECMSRDRFLLLRKHLHVVDTVNKPNDADSNALWKVQPVIQKVRDVCLQLPRGNGSYSIDEQMIPFLGRCKLKQYVKNKPRPVGLKNFVLTTSKGLVLDFEVYQGQSTPLVNRELGLGPAVIMRLVSSLPQGSFVYFDRYFTTIPLLQVLSEKGIEGTGTVMKNRIRDIELSQKKMNRGESNEYVRSDEKIVVTEWMDNQKVVMASTCAGKHPELHVRRWSKAEKRHVEVDCPSVVCKYNQCMGGVDICNQQMECYRTWFRTRKWTVKVILHFLDLATVNSWMLYREDALANKRSNREIKDLLKFRMSIAEARLATPARKRRTEDDGNRGIEEVENGMPEPPKKIYTPSPIPGVDKRYDGYDHWPVVDDIHSSRICRLESCCKRTKLRCEKCDVYLCLSKDKCCFKLFHVKPRS